The Xenopus tropicalis strain Nigerian chromosome 2, UCB_Xtro_10.0, whole genome shotgun sequence genome window below encodes:
- the neu3.1 gene encoding sialidase-3 (The RefSeq protein has 1 substitution compared to this genomic sequence), whose translation MDTPSTSGAVTLFGKEDNGFVHRIPALLYIQQPPTFLAFAEKRSSPRDQDALFIVMRRGVEQNGVLHWENERVVANAKMPGCRTMNPCPVYDEKTKTLFLFFICVRRNVSEMHQILTGRNAARLCCVTSNDLGTNWSLLKELTEEILGEDLRNCATLAVGPGHGIQAPSGRLIVPAYLYYIHCRMCCLPIPFWTKPHSFTIYSDDQGSSWHKGDMLWGQKTVECEMAEVVCRNGSHLLYCSARTGKHFRVEAVSQNQGMAFANSHYCQELCEPPHGCQGSVVCYEPLEEAEELEKTGSEANQSLTGEGTTSWLIYSHPTSSTRRVDLGIYVNKSPLEPNSWTQPWIICRGPSGYSDLAVCQDTHAVGCLYECGLNACEKIDFRRFSIQELMDKVPSG comes from the exons ATGGATACACCAAGCACTTCAGGCGCAGTGACTCTGTTTGGAAAAGAAGACAACGGATTCGTCCACCGTATCCCGGCCCTTCTCTACATCCAGCAGCCTCCCACCTTTCTGGCCTTTGCAGAGAAACGCTCCTCTCCCAGGGACCAGGATGCTCTGTTCATAGTAATGAGGAGAGGGGTGGAACAGAACGGGGTTCTgcat TGGGAGAATGAGAGAGTCGTGGCAAACGCCAAGATGCCGGGGTGTCGCACCATGAACCCCTGCCCCGTGTACGATGAGAAAACCAAGACCTTGTTCCTTTTCTTTATCTGCGTGAGAAGAAACGTCTCTGAGATGCACCAGATCCTGACGGGGAGGAACGCCGCCCGGCTGTGCTGCGTCACCAGCAACGACCTCGGCACAAACTGGAGTCTCCTGAAGGAGCTGACGGAGGAGATTCTTGGTGAGGATCTGAGAAACTGTGCCACGCTGGCAGTGGGACCCGGGCACGGCATCCAGGCACCTTCTGGGAGGCTGATTGTACCTGCCTACCTCTATTATATCCACTGCCGGATGTGCTGCCTGCCTATTCCCTTCTGGACTAAGCCCCACTCCTTTACCATCTACAGTGATGACCAAGGGAGTAGTTGGCACAAGGGGGACATGCTCTGGGGGCAGAAGACGGTAGAATGTGAAATGGCCGAGGTCGTCTGTAGAAATGGCTCCCACCTCCTGTACTGTAGCGCTCGGACGGGAAAGCATTTCCGAGTGGAGGCAGTTAGCCAGAACCAGGGGATGGCATTTGCCAACTCTCATTACTGCCAGGAACTGTGCGAGCCCCCCCACGGCTGCCAGGGAAGCGTAGTGTGCTATGAGCCCCTAGAGGAGGCCGAAGAGTTAGAAAAGACTGGCAGTGAAGCCAACCAATCGCTGACTGGGGAAGGCACCACTTCATGGCTCATTTATTCACACCCGACCAGCAGCACCAGGAGAGTGGACTTGGGCATCTACGTCAACAAGAGTCCATTAGAGCCAAACAGTTGGACCCAGCCCTGGATCATCTGCAGGGGCCCAAGTGGGTATTCAGACTTGGCAGTGTGCCAGGATACCCACGCCGTCGGATGCCTCTACGAGTGTGGCCTCAACGCCTGCGAGAAGATCGACTTCAGAAGGTTCTCTATACAGGAGCTGATGGACAAAGTGCCAAGCGCTTAA